Sequence from the Carassius auratus strain Wakin chromosome 32, ASM336829v1, whole genome shotgun sequence genome:
gtacaaacatcattctgtttgttttatatgataaaatctagaaaataaatattgcaacttataataatcatcatcataatttcTGTCACTGCTCCGGGGTGTTTGCAGTAATTGCCataataaatatcagaattttgaATTATGACCAAAAAATCTACTCAATATACATGATCTCTACTTCTACTgccatatataaatgtttacatttagagAGACTCCTTTGGATTGTGAAATCTTGCAACAGGACAGCTGATCATTAATGTAATAGCAAGTAATAACAGTCTATGTAGCCGAGGTCTTTTGGGGATCATCtggtttttacttattttagaaaGAAGGACAAAGGGTATAGGCTGCTTGTGCTGTATACTGATGTACTCATGTCCAGTGTACATAGAAAGTACACAAAGTGAGGTTTCTAGTTAAATGGATGAGCGATATAGACGTGTATGTAGAAATGATCAGCATTTTATCAAATGTGTAATGTTCTTTCAATGTGAACAAGATGCCTAAACCAACACCTCAACCCTTAAGAAGTTTATTCCAAAACACATTTAGATACTCTACTCACACAAAGACATGAAAATCTGAAATAGTGCTTAATAATGTATAGTGATTTTAGAAGATAACAGTCATAATTTTGATTTTCAATTAAACTGGTACAGAACATGTTTATTAGAACAGTTTAATTATTCACAACATGACATATTAATCCATGACAGCGCTAAACATAGTTCCTGCACATAATGTGTCCACCCTGAGGTATGCGAATAACTGCAAACGTAATACACCCTATGAATTAGATTATTATTCTGTGTGTTTTTgcaattattatacattaaatcaatattcaacttaatatattttttacaagaacCAATTAACCATCCAATCaatcaaaaagtaaaacaatctgTAAGGGGTCTtgaaaagacacaaaaacaagatCCTCCATGTTAAATGTGAATACACAGAGTTACAAAAACAATATACAGAGAATATAACAAAAACATCAGTTTGTTTGAAATTAATCCCATATAAAGCCATGTCCACCAGTTTCACTTGTTTACATGGTCATTCCTTAAGGCAAACCTCTGTATATTGTTTTCAACTGTTGACCCGTTGTTTTTGTGGTTCCTTGTATCCTCAATTtcattctcctcttcctctcctttTCCCAGCATTCTAAGTGGCCATAGCAGGCCATGCTGGGCATTTTCAGGTTTTTGACAGCAGGGCGCATTTTTCTCTTTAGTAAGAAAATAAAGCAGTGCATTCAGCCACGCATTGAATGAGGCCAGCGGCCTAGTGATTTTATAACACATGGAAACCATGCGCATGGTGTGGCACTGCACCCTACTCGTCACTTTGAGCAGTAGGAAAATGGTGCGAGTGACATGGAAGGGGAAGAAGCAAAGGGCAAAGAGGAGAGTGATAGTAATGATGGTCTTGATGGACTTGCGCCGCCTGTTGATGTAGGGTGAATGAGCCCCCAAGATGATTGACATGCCCTCTCCACCGATCCCTGCGACACTTTCACACCCCGTCCCACTTCTGATTCTCTGAGGAGGAGGTTGAGAGTGCAGTGTCCGAAATATTGTTAACACTACTCGCGAGTAGCACCAGGCAATGATGGTAAAAGGCACAAAAAACCCTAAGAAATGAAGTGTGACCCCGTAAGGAATGTAATCATGGAACTCTCTATCAATTGCGTCGTCCCAGCAATTATTGAACACCTCCTCCCTTGAGCCCTTACCTTCCCGTGGAAGATACTGTGTCTGTGCAAAACGAAAAATTGGGCATGTTAGTGCAAAAACAGCAATCCACACCAAAACACAAGTCCCCTTTACTGCTCGTTTGGTCTCCAAGGTGATGGTCTTCATGGGGTGGCAGATGCCAAGGTAGCGGTGCACTGAGATACAAGTGAGGAAGAAGATGCTGCAGTAGAGGTTGAAGTAGAAGAGGAAACGCACTAGACGGCACATGAAGTCTCCAAACACCCAGTCGTCCCGCATGACATAACTGGCAACCAAAAAGGGCAGGGACAAACCATACATGAAGTCCGTCGTGGCCAGGTTCACCATGTAAATCAGGGAAGCATTCCAGCGCCTGGTGCGTCGAAAGGAACGGTAGAGAACTACAAAGTTAAGGATTATGCTGAAGACAAAGGTAAAGGAGTAGCAAATGGGAAGGAATATGTACTTGTAGGACTCGTCAATATTGCAGGAGCCAGTGACTGAAGAATTCTGTGAGGAGGAAAGCTGGCCGTCTGCCCCCTTGTCTGTTTCAAACCAAACAGTAGGCACACTCGTCATTGTCGGCTGGCTCCTAATCGGATTCTTAGGGGGCGTCCTTGTTTCATCCTCCCATTCTTTGCATCTGAAACCACGTCTTCtccaacaaaacaaaattgtttGAATTTCCAGTGATCCCCTCCGTGTGGTCTAGATTAACATCTATGAGAGATACATTTGCAGTTAGGATTCACAAAATTGACCAGGTTGTCACAAACTATAAAAGCAAGCCCTCCCCACATCCCCCTTTCTCTTTCACAACCCCCAGTACTGTTTGCGCATAGGTATATATGCTGCTGACTCAGACCTTTTTCACTTCATTAACCCATCAAACAGTAACCACACTTCCCCTCTATGTTCTATTCTATCTTACCCAGCTCTCACCCTGTCCCTCACCTCGGAACTCTCTACCCCATCTCTCTTCCTCGAAACAAATATAAACGATATGTAATTGCCGGCTTTAGAAATTGTCAACCTTTGTCAAACTACGCCTAGACTCTCTCTGGATCTATTTGCACATTAAACATCCTTTGGGATTCTATGGATGTCATGACTATCCCAACCTCCCGGTAAAGTTAGCACACAGCTTACTGAGCTTGTGGTGAATTGCTTATTGCCAACCACTTCTCAGACATATAAGACACTATGTAAATAAAGCAGTCAGTATCTGAAGGTCACTAAATGACATTAAGGTAGTCTGCTTTGGCTAAATAAATAACAAGGTTCTTACTTGGGGAATCAGACATCATAAACAGTGCAAACAACCCTTCACATTGCCTACATATTGCGAGAtacatatgaatatttttctGGCAAATTTTCTGGCAAATATTCGCAAAATATGTGTAAACTGTAAAACACCATTGACCAATGCGAGGACATGAAAAAAACAGCCATTTCATCTGATCATGAGCTGTTAAAAATCTTTCACTTACCTGTTTAGTAGAGCGATAAAGTTGTCTTTAGAAAAATTAAGAGGCTCAGTATAAATAAAACAAGCTAATTTGACTATCAAGAAGAAAAGCGAATCAATGAAAATTTGTATGCAGCACTGAATCTTTCCCTTTCACATCAGTTTCTTCAACTATTTTGACAATTCTCTCAATCCAACCCTCCTTGGTCATCCCTCGCTCCATGATCTGTCCCTCCCTCTTTCTTCTTTCCTCTATTAGTGCTGAACTGGCCTTTTGATAACACAAATTCTGCCTAGGCAAAATACACACAACAGATGAGAAATAAGAAAACAGTACACATATACAATCTTATTGAGTTCCCTTTTATTCcacaaataatatttatgcatttcaaaAACAGTGACACAAACAATCCAGTTAAGAGTTGCTTGGATATTGTATGTACCCACACATCCTTTGTAGCATTTAATGAGCCATGTCTTAACACGTGAGGCTTGGCATGATTGGCTTTTGTTTTTCACTAAACAAATTAGAGTAATATTaagcaaaaaccttttttttgttgctttgtatGTTGCCTTTTCTCACTTTGTTGCTTTATCAGTTTGATCTTGCAACAGAGTGTAAACTGCTGACAGCTTCACTTGACAGGTGTAGTCTGTGATGGGGGTCAGTGGAGTGCAATTATGACTTTGAACacctatacatacatatatacatatacatatatatatatatatatatatatatatatatatatatatatatatatatatatatatatacatatatacatatatatatatatatacacacacacacacacacagaaaactaCTCAAAAGTTTAGAGTCGGTAagactgttaaaatgtaaaatctgttatgctcacaaaggctgcatttatttgctcaaacatgcagtaaaacagtaatattctgaaataaattaaaatgacaaataataatttcaacttttcCTATTTGTTTGTAGTATTAAATGTactgtcatttattcctgtgatagcaaacaTCATATTTCAGCatcctttactccagtcttcagtgtcacatgatccttcagaaatcattctaatatgctgattaggtgctcagaaaatatttcttattattataattgcagaaaacacttgtgctgcttaatatgtgtGTCTTGAAATGACCacatacataaaatgaaatgCACACTGAGGACACTACACCATGAATGTGCTCTGTTCCAACCGGTTTGTGCTCCAATCTCAGTTTATGTCTGAGTACACTCAGTGCAGCTCTGACATCATTCTTGAACCCTTATGATTTGGTTTTCTATGTCAATGCAGAGCTTGAACCACATACTTTCTCTAACCTCTGATTACTGCCACGCTTACTGGATGGCTTTGCCACCTGAAAAGGTAGCAAAGGATGTAACAAAAGCAATTATTAATCTTACCAGGTATTAAACAGAcatgaacaaaaatgtatgtcGATCCATCTGAGCACTACACCTGAAGTTGTTCACATTATTCACATTACAGTATGTTGCCACCCACTTCCAAAAAAGTGAAAATGGCAATAAAGCAATTTGTTTTACCTCTTTCTTTGACTccatttcctcttcttcttcttcttcactttCACTGTTGTTGATGAAGCAGAGCTGTAGATTCATCTGGCTCTGAAGCCTAGAATAATGAAGCACAATTGCTATTTTATTCAAAATCTGAAGAAGTGGAAAGAAAAGTAATTGAGATTTATTAAATCTGTGTGACCTTGATGTCAGAGTGTTGCATTCGTCCTCCATGTCCTCACAGGTTTCTCTGTCACTGCTCAGCCCTGTGATTGCTGGCCAGTTTACTGTCAGCCTGTCCAAGTCctgtagaaaaaaagaaatgctttttTGTAGAAATCCATGGCAGTTGTTATTGTAGATAAATAGTCAAGGAGTACTAGCAAAAGAACTGTAGCTCTTGCTAAGTGTCatctgcttatttatttatttttacatttgaaggCACATTACTATCTTTACTTTCATTCAGACCTTTTCCCTCTGTCTTCGCTCTTCTTGTTGCTTCTCAAGTTCAGCTATATGAAGACTCAGATCCTTCCAGTGCATGATGGGTAAGTAGAAACGTTACAACATTCAGAACATGAGGAGCAATCTACTGTAGAACCTCAGAAAAAGCAATGTCCCGAAACATTAACTCTTAACAAATACTGACTGGTTTGgaaattagttttaaatcataaacatgaaatatttccGTATTGTACGTAATGTATAGGCTACATTCTACTTACTTAAAAGTATGTAGATGTAGCCGTGTGCTAGCACGTTTGGACACAATGTATCTTAAAAACTGCTGTTTTGCTTAGTTTTTAGAGGTAGGCTATAGCTACTTACTTCTTTTGGTGGAATGTGTTTTGCAAATTATGCCCTGCTGTCAAAAATCATACAATTCCATAGTTTTCTTGgactttaaaacttgttttccTCCGTTCTGTCCCGTTACGcgccctcctcctcttcctctttatTCTTTTCACTCTTTTTCATCCCTGGAGATGAATTTTCTACCTCTTTTCCGCTCCTTACAGTACGTTCTTTAAAGGGATAAACGTAGGCTATTGATTTTTATCTATTCAATCAATCCAACATTTTGTTCCCTAAACATTTCTCAACGCAGACAGCCAAAAACGAAAGGAATTCGGCGAGGTTTTGTTTTAGGGAGAGAACGTGATGtcgtcaacaacaacaacaacaacaacaaacactttAGGTGTTCCAGGGGCCCGTTCTttgtacgtcgcttattacatctgaGATCAAATGACATATCCAAGAtcatatcatcgtgctaatcatgatccggctaactgggttcttcgaacacacctgttgtgaatgtttagtatcgctggattgagttatgtgagataattgcgcgtttatgtgttgttttaaaagggGATATCGATACTCGAAATCATGATCaacagtgcagcgattggctggtggcaagacgccaatgtaatgacatcatataatttaaaacgacacccgacaaaaaacttgacaaatttctggacttttataaggaaacagccaagcaaacaaaactacataaatgttataatagatacacgaaacagataatagatacatttttttattttattagaatttttttcatgattcccaattatttggatttgcaatttataatagttgtgcagtctttacatttttatttcaatgtagaaattatctattaatttcattttatatttggacagatttgttaagtgacattaatgaaagtttcttaagggtcaatatcatgttatctgcatctcctgcgctccatcaagccactcttataatagcagtcatcactcaaaataatgcacgactctattatctgtatagcatgtgtgtaagacactaatacaattatgaagtaataattttatgacaaataaatatttcagtgagttaaactggctgtgtctatagtaggctgtgtctatagtagcattttttatattatttttaaataatttttaatataatttaataaaataatcttttaaattattattttaaattattgtccctggatcagtacgatactcttgtaataaagtagcggtggtagcagacatattttgagtatcagttctggttgaaaagaagcgatctaatcctgtttacatgaaataagcctgctcctgagcaggtttaagctgacggacctgttgctatgacagcagctccgggatgagcttcgaagaaccaaacgatccaagatcacgccaaatcgtcaacattcaaatccagctaacggagttagcgacgtacgaagaacaggggcccgttcttcgtaagTCGGTAACTCAATTTTTAAATTTAACAAGAAAATTATTTACTGGGTAATATCtatgtaaaattttaaaagatACTTCCTTGATTTGttaagtttttcgtcaggtgtcgttttataTTATATGACGTcgttacattgccgtcttgccaccagccaatcgctgcactgctgatcatggtttcgagtatctatacatatccccttttaagacaacacatgaacgtgcaattatctcagataactcaatccagcgatactaatcatacacaacaggtgtgttcgaagaacccaattagccggatcaggattagcacgatgatatcatcttggatgtgtcatttgatcttggATGTAATAAgcaacgtacgaagaacaggccccaggcccctggttgaaaagaagcaatctaatcctgtttacatgaaataagcctgctcccgagcaggtttaagtttacggacctgttgctatgacagcagctccgggggCCTGTatcatgatggtagctgaacaaattcagagttacaggattagttttgagttgacaaaaccaaacctctccaatccggctttgttggtaccaggGTTCTAATttttttgatcaccagccaatgtggctggtaactttctaaagttaccagccaatcagaatttccactagccattttttttccggtaaaaataacaaattatgagtgccactgaatgcatttgatcattttattaacattgttggcatgaaaaacttccgtttataaaccgtactcacgaattcataaactgttaccttggtttaacaaatcgtgcccacgaatttccaatccgtgcgctcagtttttgtaaaccgtaccctcggtttttgaatccgtacccacaaattcataatccatgcgcacactttcgcaatccgttcccacggatctgtaaaccgtactcacggattcatgcagcaagctcctgttaacatacagttttattgactattattatgtggaatttgctttatttttaaataaactttgacagttttgtaaatgcttgtctacaattctttcttaacatgcatgaagacttatttttctgattttattatactaagctccatccaccccacctgccggagttagatgcatgtttcactgttaatgttattaataaatttgtgaatgctgatcgtggactcattggatactatgaaaaataatgtttaataaacagaaatgaatctgccggtgggggcggagctacaaatgcgtgtcagtttacaaatacaaatccgagggaacggattgtgaaagtgtgcgcacggattatgaattcgtgggtacag
This genomic interval carries:
- the LOC113052068 gene encoding P2Y purinoceptor 3-like isoform X1, yielding MTSVPTVWFETDKGADGQLSSSQNSSVTGSCNIDESYKYIFLPICYSFTFVFSIILNFVVLYRSFRRTRRWNASLIYMVNLATTDFMYGLSLPFLVASYVMRDDWVFGDFMCRLVRFLFYFNLYCSIFFLTCISVHRYLGICHPMKTITLETKRAVKGTCVLVWIAVFALTCPIFRFAQTQYLPREGKGSREEVFNNCWDDAIDREFHDYIPYGVTLHFLGFFVPFTIIAWCYSRVVLTIFRTLHSQPPPQRIRSGTGCESVAGIGGEGMSIILGAHSPYINRRRKSIKTIITITLLFALCFFPFHVTRTIFLLLKVTSRVQCHTMRMVSMCYKITRPLASFNAWLNALLYFLTKEKNAPCCQKPENAQHGLLWPLRMLGKGEEEENEIEDTRNHKNNGSTVENNIQRFALRNDHVNK
- the LOC113052068 gene encoding uncharacterized protein LOC113052068 isoform X2, with product MHWKDLSLHIAELEKQQEERRQREKDLDRLTVNWPAITGLSSDRETCEDMEDECNTLTSRLQSQMNLQLCFINNSESEEEEEEEMESKKEVAKPSSKRGSNQRLEKVCGSSSALT